Proteins encoded together in one Streptomyces sp. TLI_171 window:
- a CDS encoding TetR/AcrR family transcriptional regulator C-terminal domain-containing protein, with protein MPRPRSLTTRQLAAAALTVIDRDGLPALSMRTVAAELDRRTMALYRYVEDRAELECLVVDLALGTVLDQAARTTPPAAARPVPPRERLLELLQLMREAVGAHPGVLPLVVRHHGGCLPALRWREWLLEALAAAGLDGPHRSAALHALVSYVIGALELEHRPAEDRAGLAAPDAFPLLAAALPGAADPRQVYLDGARAVLDGLRIA; from the coding sequence GTGCCCCGCCCACGCTCCCTGACGACCCGCCAGCTCGCCGCCGCCGCGCTCACCGTGATCGACCGCGACGGCCTCCCGGCGCTGTCCATGCGCACCGTCGCCGCCGAGCTGGACCGGCGCACCATGGCGCTCTACCGCTACGTCGAGGACCGCGCGGAACTGGAGTGCCTGGTGGTGGACCTGGCGCTCGGCACCGTCCTGGACCAGGCCGCCCGCACCACGCCGCCGGCCGCCGCCCGGCCCGTGCCGCCGCGGGAGCGGCTGCTGGAGCTGCTGCAGCTGATGCGCGAGGCGGTCGGCGCGCACCCGGGCGTGCTGCCGCTGGTGGTCCGGCACCACGGGGGCTGCCTGCCCGCGCTGCGCTGGCGCGAGTGGCTGCTGGAGGCGCTGGCCGCCGCCGGGCTGGACGGACCGCACCGGTCGGCGGCGCTGCACGCGCTGGTCTCGTACGTGATCGGCGCGCTGGAGCTGGAGCACCGGCCGGCCGAGGACCGCGCCGGGCTCGCCGCGCCGGACGCGTTCCCGCTGCTGGCCGCCGCACTGCCCGGCGCCGCCGACCCCCGGCAGGTGTA